In the Gossypium raimondii isolate GPD5lz chromosome 9, ASM2569854v1, whole genome shotgun sequence genome, one interval contains:
- the LOC105798818 gene encoding 60S ribosomal protein L14-2 yields the protein MPFKRYVEIGRVALVNYGKDYGKLVVIVDVVDQNRALVDAPDMVRGQMNFKRLQLTDFKIDIPRVPKKKTLIEAMEKADVKNKWENSSWGKKLIVQKKRASLNDFDRFKIMLAKIKKAGVVRQELAKLKKENAS from the exons ATG cCGTTCAAAAGGTACGTTGAGATCGGGAGAGTCGCTCTCGTTAACTACGGCAAAGACTACGGCAAGCTAGTTGTCATCGTCGATGTTGTTGACCAGAACAGa GCTCTAGTTGATGCCCCAGATATGGTGAGGGGCCAAATGAACTTTAAGAGGCTTCAATTGACTGATTTCAAAATTGACATTCCTCGTGTTCCAAAGAAGAAGACACTGATTGAAGCAATGGAAAAAGCTG ATGTTAAAAACAAGTGGGAGAATAGCTCATGGGGTAAAAAGCTGATTGTTCAAAAGAAGAGAGCATCTCTCAATGACTTTGACCGATTCAAGATCATGTTGGCCAAGATCAAG AAAGCTGGAGTTGTGAGGCAAGAGCTTGCTAAGTTGAAAAAGGAGAATGCATCTTGA